The region TCAATCTGTAATTTTCCTGTCCCAGCTACCATCTGACTAGCCAATCGATAGGATGTATCCCGTGGTAATCCATGTTTTACCGCCCCATCTGCTAACGCTTCCAAAAACATACTAACAAATGCTGGTCCGCATCCACTTAGTGTTCCTGCTACTGTTAATTGTTTGGTATCTACGAACTCTAACAGGGCTATTTTAGAAAATAGATCTGCAACAGTATCATATTCTTCTTTTGTTAGGGAATGATGGTTTTCACAAATAATGATACCCTCTCCGATGGATACAGGAGTATTCGGAATCGTACTTAGATGATGAGTTCCTGGTACTAAGATAGCTTCGTATTTATCAAATGGATAACCTGCTGCGACGGAAATAACAATTTTTTTCTGTAATAACTCCTTTATTGGTGTAATTACCTCTGGAACCATAAAAGGTTTCACTGCAATTATTATTATATCACATTGTTCTACCAACTCGTTCGCTGATTTACATGGGATCATACCTTTTTCTCTTGTATTTTTACAAAGCTTCTCATAATTTTTTGCACTCGCATAGATTTGTCGCGGCTTCACAACATTCTTAAACAATAGCCCATTCGCTAACGCCTGTGCCATATTTCCAAACCCAATAAATCCAATCGTTATATTTTCTAACATAGCAACCTCGATTCTGACGCTTTAGCGTCTATTTATTTCCTTTAGAAAAACTATTTTTCCTATATTCCGAAGGTGTAACTCCAACTATACTTTTAAACTGCCTCATAAAATGTGCCTCATTTTTATAACCGCATTCATTTACAACTTCTTTAATTGGCATGTTGTCTTTATAGTTTGCCTTTTCTATAGTTGTCTTTATAGTATGATGTTATATCTTTCTGTTAAAGGGTTTTAAAATATATTTTACGGAAACGTCACATCACAATATTGTGCTATAGCATTTGCAGCTCTCATTCCACTTTGTAAGGCTCCTTGCTGCCATCCATGGGTCGAAGAAGTGTGTTCCCCAGCAAAATAAACTTTTTCATCAAACTCCGGTTCAATCATAGCATAAGAAAAAAGCCTTTTTTGCTCTGGTGAAAAGTAACAAAAGCCTCCATAAAAACCCTGTTCATTATCCCATTCAATCGATTTCGTATCCTCTACAATAGTATCTAGATATCCTATTGGAAGGCCATGAACCGCTTCTACTTGCCTCTTTATCTTTTCAATACGTATCTTGTAATCTAGATTCCCTAC is a window of Lachnoclostridium phytofermentans ISDg DNA encoding:
- the proC gene encoding pyrroline-5-carboxylate reductase, whose amino-acid sequence is MLENITIGFIGFGNMAQALANGLLFKNVVKPRQIYASAKNYEKLCKNTREKGMIPCKSANELVEQCDIIIIAVKPFMVPEVITPIKELLQKKIVISVAAGYPFDKYEAILVPGTHHLSTIPNTPVSIGEGIIICENHHSLTKEEYDTVADLFSKIALLEFVDTKQLTVAGTLSGCGPAFVSMFLEALADGAVKHGLPRDTSYRLASQMVAGTGKLQIETGAHPGAMKDAVCSPGGTTIVGVATLERKGLRSAVIEAIDEIEKSRK
- a CDS encoding helix-turn-helix domain-containing protein, with product MKTTIEKANYKDNMPIKEVVNECGYKNEAHFMRQFKSIVGVTPSEYRKNSFSKGNK